The following coding sequences lie in one Pseudomonas monsensis genomic window:
- the cls gene encoding cardiolipin synthase, whose protein sequence is MDYFGPHIFGYLIALIHTLGLIAAVHAVLTVRTAQGSIAWALSLIFIPYLTLIPYLVFGRSTFDGYIKARRQANEQMRQAISELNWRPWVEEALAARASNAYTSLRAMPKLGRMPCLANNEVQLLVNGTATFDAIFQAIEHAKEAVLIQFFIIHDDRLGQRLRDLLLKKTADGVAIHLLYDRIGSHALPHSYVQALRDGGVEVEAFATRSGWLNRFQVNFRNHRKIVVVDGVVGFVGGHNVGDEYMGEKPPLAPWRDTHVKVRGPVVACMQESFAEDWFWAARALPPLILPDEYPDDGVLCQLLASGPADAYETCSLFFVEAIHAATERVWITSPYFIPDEAVFAALRLAVLRGVDVRLLLPSRPDHRIVYAASSLYAFEAVRAGVRVFRYEPGFLHQKVVLIDSEISAIGSANLDNRSFRLNFEVMLLTVDSDFAASVEHMLNQDFEQSYEVAKEESREIHRLQQVGMRIARLISPIL, encoded by the coding sequence ATGGATTATTTTGGACCGCACATTTTCGGTTATCTCATCGCTCTGATACATACCCTCGGTTTGATTGCCGCCGTACATGCGGTGCTCACCGTGCGTACGGCCCAAGGCTCGATCGCCTGGGCATTGTCGCTGATCTTCATCCCCTACCTGACGCTGATTCCCTACCTGGTCTTCGGTCGCAGCACTTTCGATGGTTACATCAAGGCGCGACGCCAGGCCAACGAACAGATGCGTCAGGCAATCTCCGAGCTGAACTGGCGGCCGTGGGTCGAAGAAGCGCTGGCTGCTCGCGCTTCGAACGCCTATACCTCATTGCGCGCCATGCCCAAACTGGGACGCATGCCGTGTCTGGCGAACAACGAGGTGCAGTTGTTGGTGAACGGCACGGCCACCTTCGACGCAATCTTCCAGGCCATCGAACACGCGAAGGAAGCCGTGCTGATCCAGTTCTTCATCATCCACGATGATCGCCTCGGTCAGCGCCTGCGCGATCTGCTGCTGAAGAAAACCGCCGACGGCGTGGCGATTCATTTGCTCTACGACCGCATCGGCAGCCACGCCCTGCCCCACAGCTATGTGCAGGCATTGCGCGACGGCGGCGTCGAGGTCGAGGCGTTTGCCACCCGCAGTGGCTGGCTCAACCGCTTTCAGGTCAACTTCCGCAACCACCGCAAAATCGTCGTGGTCGATGGTGTAGTCGGTTTTGTCGGCGGACATAACGTCGGCGATGAATACATGGGAGAGAAGCCACCGCTGGCACCGTGGCGTGACACCCATGTGAAAGTACGCGGTCCGGTGGTGGCGTGCATGCAGGAATCCTTTGCCGAAGACTGGTTCTGGGCCGCACGGGCCTTGCCGCCGCTGATTTTGCCGGATGAATACCCGGACGATGGCGTGCTCTGCCAATTGCTGGCCAGCGGCCCGGCAGATGCCTACGAAACCTGTTCGCTGTTTTTCGTCGAAGCCATTCACGCCGCGACAGAGCGAGTGTGGATCACCAGCCCCTATTTCATTCCTGACGAAGCGGTATTTGCCGCGTTACGCCTGGCAGTATTACGCGGCGTCGATGTGCGCTTGTTGTTGCCATCGCGGCCCGATCACCGGATCGTCTACGCGGCGTCCAGCCTTTACGCCTTTGAAGCGGTACGCGCCGGTGTGCGGGTATTTCGTTATGAACCCGGATTCCTGCATCAAAAAGTGGTGCTGATCGACAGCGAGATCAGTGCGATCGGCAGCGCCAACCTGGACAACCGCTCATTCCGGCTGAATTTCGAAGTGATGTTGCTGACCGTCGATAGCGACTTCGCCGCCAGTGTGGAACACATGCTCAATCAGGATTTCGAGCAATCCTATGAGGTCGCCAAAGAAGAAAGCCGGGAGATCCACCGCCTGCAACAGGTCGGCATGCGGATCGCCCGGCTCATTTCACCGATTCTTTGA
- the hflC gene encoding protease modulator HflC: protein MSQSHTHDHHDHGGHDHGHGGHHHHHGHHHHGAPEEAGPFPWRRMAWAALLVAFAIAAASLVQVRSGEATVITRFGNPSRVLLDPGLSWRWPAPFEAAIPVDLRLRTTSSGLQDVGTRDGLRIIVQAYVAWQVQGDPDNVQRFMRAVQNQPDEAARQIRTFVGSALETTASSFDLANLVNTDASQVHIADFEAQLRQQIDQQLLATYGVRVVQVGIERLTLPSVTLTATVDRMRAERETIATERTAIGKREAAQIRSAAERDARIVQADATVKAADIEAQSRVEAAQIYGRAYAGSPQLYNLLRSLDTLGTIVSPDTKLILRTDAAPFRVLVDGPPSVDSKSGSQP, encoded by the coding sequence TTGAGCCAGTCGCACACTCACGATCACCATGACCACGGCGGCCACGATCACGGCCACGGCGGGCATCACCATCATCATGGCCATCACCATCACGGTGCGCCGGAAGAAGCGGGGCCGTTCCCCTGGCGACGCATGGCTTGGGCGGCATTGCTGGTGGCGTTTGCCATCGCGGCGGCGAGTCTGGTGCAAGTGCGCTCGGGCGAGGCCACGGTCATCACCCGGTTCGGCAATCCGTCGCGTGTGCTGCTTGATCCGGGTTTGAGCTGGCGTTGGCCGGCGCCGTTTGAAGCGGCGATCCCGGTGGACCTGCGGCTGCGCACCACCTCCAGCGGTTTGCAGGATGTCGGCACGCGCGACGGTTTGCGCATCATCGTTCAGGCTTACGTGGCGTGGCAGGTGCAGGGCGATCCGGACAATGTGCAACGTTTCATGCGCGCTGTGCAGAACCAGCCGGATGAAGCGGCGCGGCAGATTCGCACGTTCGTGGGCTCGGCGCTGGAAACCACCGCCAGCAGTTTTGACCTGGCGAACCTGGTCAACACCGACGCCAGTCAGGTGCACATCGCCGATTTCGAGGCGCAACTGCGTCAGCAGATCGATCAGCAATTGCTCGCCACTTATGGTGTGCGCGTGGTGCAGGTGGGCATCGAGCGCTTGACCTTGCCGTCGGTGACGCTTACCGCCACGGTGGATCGCATGCGCGCCGAGCGTGAAACCATTGCCACTGAACGCACGGCGATCGGCAAACGCGAAGCGGCGCAAATCCGTTCTGCGGCCGAGCGCGATGCGCGCATTGTGCAGGCGGACGCCACGGTAAAAGCCGCTGATATTGAAGCGCAATCGCGGGTTGAAGCTGCACAGATTTATGGCCGCGCCTATGCCGGGTCGCCGCAGCTGTATAACTTGCTGCGCTCGCTGGACACCCTTGGCACCATTGTTTCACCGGACACCAAACTGATTCTGCGCACCGACGCCGCCCCCTTCCGCGTATTGGTTGACGGCCCGCCCAGCGTCGACAGCAAATCCGGATCGCAGCCATGA
- the cfaB gene encoding C17 cyclopropane fatty acid synthase CfaB yields the protein MLAQLPPALQNLQLPLRLRLWDGHEINLGPAPSVTIVVKDPQMVSQFTHPSLDALGAAFIEGKLELEGSISEVIRVCDELSSALLDEDEDSQPVRSVHDKETDAKSISYHYDLSNAFYQLWLDSDMAYSCAYFETGSETLEQAQQAKFRHLCRKLRLQPGDYLLDVGCGWGGLARYAAREFGAKVFGITLSKEQLELARERVKAEGLEDQVELQLLDYRDLPQDGRFDKVVSVGMFEHVGHANLAEYCKTLFGAVKEGGLVMNHGITAKHTDGRPVGRGAGDFIEKYVFPNGELPHLAMISAEISEAGLEIIDVESLRLHYARTLDHWSERLEDNLEAAAKLVPDQALRIWRLYLAGCAYAFARGWINLHQILAVKAHPDGSHELPWTREDIYNP from the coding sequence ATGCTCGCGCAACTTCCACCGGCCTTACAGAATCTGCAGTTACCGCTTCGTCTGCGGCTCTGGGACGGCCATGAAATCAATCTGGGGCCGGCGCCCAGCGTCACCATTGTGGTCAAGGACCCGCAGATGGTCAGCCAGTTTACTCATCCAAGTCTCGACGCGCTGGGGGCGGCGTTCATCGAGGGCAAACTGGAACTGGAAGGCTCGATCAGCGAGGTCATCCGGGTCTGCGATGAGTTGAGCAGCGCGTTGCTCGATGAAGACGAAGACAGTCAGCCGGTGCGTTCCGTGCACGACAAGGAGACTGACGCTAAATCCATTTCCTACCACTACGACTTGTCCAATGCGTTCTACCAGCTCTGGCTGGACAGCGACATGGCGTATTCCTGCGCGTATTTCGAAACGGGCAGTGAAACCCTCGAGCAAGCGCAACAAGCCAAGTTCCGTCACCTGTGCCGCAAGCTGCGTTTGCAGCCGGGCGACTATCTGCTGGATGTCGGGTGCGGTTGGGGGGGGCTGGCGCGTTATGCCGCGCGGGAGTTCGGTGCCAAGGTGTTCGGCATCACCCTGAGCAAGGAACAACTGGAACTGGCCCGTGAACGGGTTAAAGCCGAAGGGCTGGAAGACCAGGTCGAACTGCAGTTGCTCGATTACCGCGATTTGCCGCAGGACGGGCGCTTCGACAAGGTGGTCAGTGTTGGCATGTTCGAACACGTCGGTCACGCCAATCTTGCCGAGTATTGCAAGACCCTGTTTGGCGCGGTGAAGGAGGGTGGACTGGTGATGAACCACGGGATCACCGCCAAGCACACGGACGGTCGTCCGGTGGGGCGCGGTGCCGGGGACTTCATCGAGAAGTACGTGTTTCCCAACGGCGAGCTGCCGCACCTGGCGATGATTTCGGCCGAGATCAGCGAGGCTGGGCTTGAGATCATCGACGTCGAAAGTCTGCGCCTGCATTACGCGCGCACACTGGATCACTGGAGCGAGCGCCTGGAGGACAACCTCGAAGCGGCGGCGAAACTGGTGCCCGATCAAGCGTTGCGCATCTGGCGTCTGTACCTGGCCGGTTGTGCGTACGCGTTCGCTCGCGGCTGGATCAATCTGCACCAGATCTTAGCCGTCAAGGCGCATCCGGATGGCAGCCATGAACTGCCATGGACACGGGAAGATATCTACAATCCATGA
- a CDS encoding heavy metal translocating P-type ATPase, producing MTATTAAPSLLSSAEQRRAARQLTLAMLALGLLGLGLIWRWVSPEQTGVSQLLLGFASLLVAVPVMRSAWFSLRYPSLHGITDQLIALAMLGAWATGDLLTAALLPIIMIFGHVLEERSVIGSQEAIHALGQLTRSHARKVQADGTIIEVDNGSLTSGDTVEVRAGDRVPADGRVLSGQASLDTASITGESVPVEAGVGMTVFGGAINLDGLLRIEVTRTGGESTLGKVIALMQNAERSKPPITRLLERYAGSYMVLVLLLAAVTWFITHNAQAMLAVLVAACPCALVLSAPATAIAGVAVAARHGILIRSSAFLEELADLTSLVVDKTGTLTYGTLRLQSIDKPRADASIVMALAASLGAASSHPVSRALAGLVSQEQCLTLTDIHERQGLGVVAMTAQGEAALGRPELFAQLGITTTAIPEHDGPIAGLALNGVFLAWLLLADSVKPEARFALGELRDLGLGRQLLLTGDRKSVAHALAREVGLHEVEAQALPEDKLNCVLKEIDNGFRPMVVGDGINDSLALKAGVVGVAMGAGGADIALASADIVLIGSDLRRLGTCVRLSRQCRRTLQVNVIIGLGWTLAIVVFAAFGWLGAAGAMIAALLHNLSTLLVLGNAGRLLRFQEPLLKLKEDA from the coding sequence ATGACCGCGACTACCGCTGCACCGAGCCTGTTGTCTTCGGCTGAACAACGCCGCGCCGCGCGGCAATTGACCTTGGCAATGCTCGCCTTGGGGCTGCTCGGCCTCGGTTTGATCTGGCGCTGGGTGAGCCCTGAGCAAACCGGCGTCAGCCAGTTGCTGCTCGGTTTCGCTTCTTTATTGGTTGCCGTGCCGGTGATGCGCTCGGCGTGGTTCAGCCTGCGTTACCCGAGTCTGCACGGCATCACCGATCAGTTGATTGCCCTGGCGATGCTCGGCGCCTGGGCGACGGGTGATCTGCTGACCGCAGCGTTGCTGCCGATCATCATGATCTTCGGTCATGTGTTGGAGGAGCGCAGTGTCATCGGTTCCCAGGAAGCGATTCATGCGCTTGGCCAGTTGACCCGCAGCCATGCCCGCAAGGTTCAGGCCGACGGTACGATCATCGAAGTCGACAACGGCTCGCTCACATCCGGTGACACGGTCGAAGTGCGTGCCGGTGACCGTGTACCGGCAGACGGGCGGGTGTTGTCCGGCCAGGCCAGTCTCGACACAGCGTCGATTACCGGTGAGTCGGTGCCGGTAGAAGCGGGCGTCGGCATGACGGTGTTTGGTGGTGCGATCAACCTCGATGGTCTGCTGCGCATCGAAGTGACGCGCACCGGCGGTGAATCGACCCTCGGCAAAGTCATCGCGCTGATGCAAAACGCCGAGCGTTCGAAACCCCCGATCACCCGTTTGCTGGAGCGTTATGCCGGCAGCTACATGGTGCTGGTGTTGTTGTTGGCGGCGGTGACCTGGTTCATCACGCACAACGCGCAAGCGATGCTCGCGGTGCTGGTGGCGGCGTGTCCCTGTGCCCTGGTGTTGTCGGCGCCGGCCACGGCGATTGCCGGTGTGGCGGTGGCGGCACGCCACGGGATTCTGATCCGCAGTTCGGCGTTCCTCGAAGAGTTGGCCGATCTGACGTCATTGGTGGTCGACAAGACCGGCACGCTGACATACGGCACGTTGCGCTTGCAGTCGATCGACAAGCCGCGTGCCGACGCATCCATCGTTATGGCGTTGGCCGCAAGCCTCGGCGCGGCGAGCAGTCATCCGGTCAGTCGCGCGCTCGCCGGGCTGGTCAGCCAAGAGCAATGCCTGACGTTGACGGATATCCACGAACGCCAGGGCCTCGGTGTGGTGGCGATGACCGCGCAGGGCGAAGCGGCACTCGGCCGTCCGGAGTTGTTTGCTCAACTGGGCATTACCACCACGGCCATTCCCGAGCACGATGGCCCGATCGCGGGCCTGGCCTTGAACGGTGTATTCCTCGCCTGGTTGCTGCTGGCCGATAGCGTCAAACCGGAAGCGCGCTTTGCCCTCGGTGAATTGCGCGACTTGGGTCTGGGCCGGCAACTGTTGTTGACGGGGGACCGGAAAAGCGTCGCCCACGCCCTGGCCAGGGAGGTGGGCCTGCACGAGGTTGAAGCGCAGGCGTTGCCCGAAGACAAACTCAATTGCGTGCTCAAGGAGATCGACAACGGTTTCCGGCCGATGGTAGTTGGCGACGGTATCAACGATTCGCTCGCCCTCAAGGCGGGCGTGGTGGGCGTTGCGATGGGGGCGGGTGGTGCCGATATCGCATTGGCCTCGGCGGATATTGTGCTGATCGGCAGCGACCTGCGTCGACTGGGGACTTGCGTGCGCCTGAGTCGGCAGTGCCGGCGAACCCTGCAAGTGAATGTGATCATCGGTCTGGGCTGGACGCTGGCCATCGTCGTGTTCGCTGCATTCGGCTGGCTGGGCGCCGCCGGAGCGATGATTGCCGCGCTGCTGCATAACCTCAGCACATTGCTGGTGCTGGGCAATGCCGGTCGTTTGTTGCGCTTTCAGGAGCCGCTGCTCAAGCTCAAGGAAGATGCCTGA
- a CDS encoding dihydroorotase gives MSSVLIRNARLVNEGREFDGDLLVGNGRIVKIARSIEGENAAVEIDANGQWLLPGMIDDQVHFREPGAPAKGSLYTESRAAVAGGITSFMDMPNTQPATLTLEALADKKRRAAMSSVANYGFHFGVSQDNLDTVAALNPSEVAGVKVFMGASTGNMLVDDPQILERLFAEVPTLLLAHCEHTPSIDANAANLRKRFGAHLPPDAHALIRNAETCYRSSSLAVDLAKRHGTRLHVLHLTTARELELFEDKPLAQKHITAEVCLHHLLFDDRDYPTLGNLIKCNPAIKTPADRDALRAALNSQRLDVIGSDHAPHTWQEKQRPYSEAPSGLPLVQHALPALLELVADAVLPITTLVAKTSHRVADLFAIPDRGYLREGYWADLVLIEPQTLEVSRQPILSQCGWTPFAGRRFRHRVNTTIVSGQIAWRDDRVHDGCRGLALRFLR, from the coding sequence ATGAGCAGCGTGCTGATTCGCAATGCCAGGCTGGTCAACGAAGGGCGTGAGTTCGACGGCGACTTATTGGTTGGCAACGGACGCATCGTCAAGATCGCCCGCAGCATCGAAGGCGAAAACGCGGCGGTGGAAATCGACGCCAACGGTCAGTGGCTACTGCCCGGCATGATTGATGATCAGGTGCATTTTCGTGAGCCGGGTGCGCCAGCCAAGGGCAGCCTATATACCGAGTCCCGCGCGGCGGTTGCCGGTGGCATCACCAGTTTCATGGACATGCCCAATACCCAACCGGCCACCCTCACCCTCGAAGCACTGGCGGACAAGAAGCGCCGGGCGGCGATGAGTTCGGTGGCCAACTACGGTTTTCACTTTGGCGTGAGTCAGGACAATCTCGACACGGTGGCGGCGCTCAATCCGAGTGAGGTGGCCGGGGTGAAAGTGTTCATGGGCGCGTCCACCGGCAACATGCTGGTGGATGATCCGCAAATCCTCGAACGGCTGTTCGCCGAGGTGCCGACCCTTCTGTTGGCACATTGCGAACACACGCCGAGCATCGACGCCAATGCGGCCAACCTGCGCAAACGGTTCGGTGCACATCTGCCGCCGGATGCCCATGCACTGATCCGCAATGCCGAGACCTGCTATCGCTCCTCGTCACTGGCCGTGGACCTGGCCAAGCGTCATGGCACGCGCCTGCACGTTTTGCACCTCACCACCGCACGTGAACTCGAACTGTTCGAAGACAAACCACTGGCGCAAAAACACATCACTGCCGAAGTCTGCCTGCACCATCTGCTGTTCGATGATCGTGACTACCCAACGCTGGGCAACCTGATCAAATGCAACCCGGCGATCAAAACCCCCGCCGACCGTGATGCATTGCGCGCCGCGTTGAACAGCCAGCGGCTGGATGTCATCGGCAGCGATCATGCGCCGCATACCTGGCAGGAAAAGCAGCGACCTTACAGCGAGGCGCCATCGGGATTACCGTTGGTGCAACACGCCCTGCCCGCCTTGCTGGAGCTGGTGGCGGACGCTGTCTTGCCGATCACCACGCTGGTGGCGAAGACCAGTCACCGGGTGGCGGATCTGTTTGCCATTCCGGATCGCGGTTATTTGCGTGAGGGATATTGGGCAGATCTGGTGTTGATTGAACCGCAGACGCTGGAGGTGTCTCGGCAACCGATTCTGTCGCAATGTGGATGGACGCCGTTTGCCGGTCGCCGCTTTCGGCATCGGGTGAATACGACAATTGTTTCGGGGCAGATTGCGTGGCGGGACGACCGGGTGCATGACGGGTGTCGAGGGTTGGCGTTGCGATTCTTGCGCTGA
- a CDS encoding DUF3617 domain-containing protein: MNVRLLGLALGLGLALPVIAQAQMLQPGLWEMTSSNVKVDDQPMDVQSILGQIQGQMTPQQRAALEKNGINIGGKGIRACLTPQQVATNDIPLADPQSGCKQQITERNGNQWKFRFSCPKAQGTGVATFQSDREFTTVANGTFNAIGINQKGSLETRAVWLGQDCGAVKPRA; encoded by the coding sequence ATGAACGTTCGTCTGCTGGGTTTGGCGCTGGGCCTGGGTTTGGCATTGCCGGTGATTGCGCAAGCGCAGATGTTGCAGCCAGGGCTGTGGGAAATGACATCGAGCAACGTCAAAGTCGATGATCAGCCGATGGATGTGCAGTCGATCCTCGGCCAGATTCAAGGCCAAATGACCCCGCAACAGAGGGCGGCCCTGGAAAAGAACGGTATCAATATTGGCGGTAAAGGCATCCGTGCCTGCCTGACGCCGCAACAGGTGGCAACCAACGATATCCCGTTGGCTGATCCGCAATCAGGTTGCAAGCAACAGATCACCGAGCGCAACGGCAACCAGTGGAAATTCCGCTTCAGTTGCCCGAAAGCCCAGGGCACGGGCGTGGCAACGTTCCAAAGCGATCGGGAATTCACCACGGTAGCCAACGGCACGTTCAATGCCATCGGGATCAACCAGAAGGGCAGCCTGGAGACCCGCGCCGTGTGGTTGGGCCAGGATTGCGGCGCGGTTAAACCAAGAGCTTAA
- the bufA2 gene encoding BufA2 family periplasmic bufferin-type metallophore translates to MTIKTAAAGAALALAAATMFAGVATNAMAADANVHCYGVNACKGQNDCKTKDHACKGMGSCKGQGFKAMTQAACEKAGGKVGE, encoded by the coding sequence ATGACTATCAAGACCGCTGCTGCCGGTGCCGCTCTCGCTCTGGCTGCTGCCACAATGTTTGCCGGTGTGGCGACCAATGCGATGGCTGCCGATGCCAACGTTCACTGTTACGGTGTGAATGCCTGCAAAGGCCAGAATGACTGCAAAACCAAAGACCACGCTTGCAAAGGCATGGGCTCCTGCAAGGGCCAGGGCTTCAAGGCCATGACCCAGGCGGCGTGCGAAAAGGCCGGTGGCAAGGTCGGCGAATAA
- the bufB gene encoding MNIO family bufferin maturase has protein sequence MSASLPCLGYGLGLRSAYYQQILEQAPDVDWFEVISENFMVPGGKALYYLDAIAERYPLVMHGVSLSIGGPHALDRDYLIHLKQLAERVKPAWISDHLCWSRGNAHQLHDLLPLPYTEESLEYIAGRVAQVQDVLQRPLVLENVSSYVRAASDDFTEWEFLAALSRVSGCELLLDVNNVYVSSRNHGFDPWTFIQQLPADKIRQLHLAGHSDYGDYVIDTHDHPVSDPVWALYQRTLQHLGPVATLLERDDHFPPFDELLDELRKARELAMVLQGSTQCA, from the coding sequence ATGTCCGCCTCTCTTCCCTGTCTCGGTTATGGCCTGGGATTGCGCAGCGCCTATTACCAACAGATCCTCGAACAGGCCCCTGACGTCGACTGGTTCGAAGTGATCTCGGAAAATTTCATGGTGCCGGGCGGTAAGGCCCTGTACTACCTGGACGCCATCGCCGAGCGTTATCCGCTGGTCATGCATGGCGTCTCCCTGTCCATCGGCGGGCCGCACGCCCTCGATCGCGACTACCTGATACACCTCAAACAACTGGCCGAACGGGTCAAGCCGGCGTGGATCTCCGACCACTTGTGCTGGAGCCGTGGCAACGCCCATCAACTGCATGACCTGTTGCCGTTGCCGTACACCGAAGAAAGTCTGGAGTACATTGCCGGGCGCGTCGCGCAGGTGCAGGACGTTCTGCAGCGTCCACTGGTACTGGAGAACGTCTCCAGTTACGTGCGTGCCGCTTCCGATGATTTCACCGAATGGGAATTTCTCGCCGCCCTGAGCCGGGTGAGCGGCTGCGAATTGCTGCTGGACGTCAACAATGTCTACGTCAGTTCACGCAATCACGGCTTTGATCCGTGGACCTTCATTCAGCAGTTGCCGGCCGACAAGATACGTCAGCTGCATCTGGCGGGGCACAGCGATTATGGCGACTACGTGATCGACACCCACGATCATCCGGTCAGCGATCCGGTCTGGGCGCTGTATCAACGTACGCTGCAACACCTCGGCCCGGTGGCCACCCTGCTGGAACGCGACGATCACTTTCCGCCGTTCGACGAACTGCTTGATGAATTGCGCAAGGCTCGTGAATTGGCAATGGTCCTGCAGGGGAGCACGCAATGCGCCTGA
- the hflK gene encoding protease modulator HflK encodes MSEEVPRGTHALNSPWIQAGRLAFFALYAVTLLAALAWAFSNVRQIDPQNRAVVLHFGALDRIQNAGLLLAWPQPFEQVVLLPAADRVIERRIGNLLRSAEAVKADRVASFAVPISDALAGSGYLLTGDAGVVQLDVRVFYKVTDPYDFVLQGEHVLPALDRLVTRSAVALTAARDLDTILVARPELIGADNQAAERRERLRGDLVQGINKRLAELKAGGQGIGIEVARVDVQSSLPDPAVSAFNAVLTASQQADKAVANARTDAEKLTQAANEQADRALQVAHAQAGERLAKASADTATVSSLAKAQQQGTDPQMLLRLYRERMPKILGQAGSVTTVDPKDDSRLIIQGAAK; translated from the coding sequence ATGAGTGAAGAAGTTCCACGTGGAACACATGCGCTGAACAGTCCGTGGATTCAGGCAGGGCGCTTGGCGTTTTTCGCCCTGTATGCGGTGACATTGCTGGCCGCCCTGGCCTGGGCATTTTCCAATGTGCGGCAGATCGATCCGCAGAATCGCGCGGTGGTTTTGCATTTCGGTGCGCTGGATCGCATTCAGAATGCCGGTCTGTTGTTGGCCTGGCCGCAGCCATTTGAACAAGTGGTTTTGCTGCCGGCAGCGGACCGGGTGATCGAGCGCCGGATTGGCAACCTGCTGCGCAGCGCTGAGGCGGTGAAGGCAGATCGAGTCGCCTCGTTTGCGGTGCCGATCAGTGATGCGCTCGCCGGATCCGGATACCTGTTGACCGGTGATGCTGGTGTCGTGCAACTGGATGTGCGGGTTTTTTATAAGGTCACCGACCCCTATGACTTCGTGCTTCAGGGCGAACATGTGCTTCCGGCACTGGATCGCCTGGTCACGCGCAGTGCCGTGGCACTCACCGCCGCACGGGATCTGGACACCATTCTGGTCGCTCGTCCGGAGTTGATCGGCGCCGACAACCAGGCCGCCGAACGTCGCGAACGACTGCGCGGCGATCTGGTGCAAGGCATCAACAAACGCCTGGCCGAGCTTAAGGCGGGTGGGCAGGGCATCGGTATCGAGGTGGCGCGGGTCGATGTGCAATCGAGTCTGCCCGATCCGGCGGTCAGTGCCTTCAATGCGGTGTTGACCGCCAGTCAGCAGGCCGACAAGGCTGTGGCGAATGCACGTACTGATGCGGAAAAACTCACTCAGGCGGCCAATGAACAGGCCGACCGCGCGCTGCAAGTTGCACACGCTCAAGCCGGCGAGCGACTCGCCAAAGCCTCCGCCGATACCGCCACCGTATCGAGTCTGGCCAAAGCCCAACAGCAGGGCACTGACCCGCAGATGCTGTTGCGTCTGTATCGCGAACGCATGCCGAAAATTCTCGGTCAGGCTGGATCCGTGACCACGGTCGATCCGAAGGACGATTCCCGTCTGATCATTCAGGGAGCCGCAAAATGA
- a CDS encoding HvfC/BufC N-terminal domain-containing protein: protein MRLNDWQLAFEAFLLDEAVADPALVDSLVGGPTLDVDTGLAIYHNAYRARLLEVLRSDFPTIWHWLGDEEFDLLASAYLRQHPSTHYSLRWLGKGFEGFIREHLVLAQSAPLAELAALEWAFTLAFDAPAGAPSSIETMATLAPEEWPGLRFKPTPSLQWFECRFNSLAQWRAVKEQSAFPASVSLATPQICLIWRKGLVSHYRSLPSAEGEALNGVLNENWSFSELCAQSAVTYGEGAPLQAVTWLKQWLQDGLLERLQS from the coding sequence ATGCGCCTGAATGACTGGCAGTTGGCGTTCGAAGCATTTCTGCTGGATGAGGCCGTCGCCGATCCGGCACTGGTCGACTCGCTTGTCGGCGGCCCGACGCTGGATGTCGATACCGGTCTGGCGATTTACCACAACGCTTACCGAGCGCGACTGCTTGAGGTGCTGCGCAGCGACTTCCCGACGATCTGGCACTGGCTGGGCGACGAGGAATTCGACCTGCTGGCCAGCGCCTACCTGCGCCAACATCCTTCGACACATTACAGCCTGCGCTGGCTGGGCAAAGGCTTCGAAGGGTTCATCCGCGAACATCTGGTGCTGGCACAGAGTGCGCCGTTGGCTGAATTGGCAGCGCTTGAGTGGGCCTTTACGCTGGCCTTTGATGCGCCCGCAGGCGCGCCGTCAAGCATCGAGACAATGGCGACGCTGGCACCTGAAGAATGGCCTGGGTTGCGATTCAAACCGACCCCTTCATTGCAATGGTTTGAGTGTCGGTTCAACAGCCTTGCGCAGTGGCGTGCGGTGAAGGAGCAAAGCGCCTTCCCTGCCAGCGTCAGCCTTGCGACGCCTCAGATCTGCCTGATCTGGCGAAAGGGTCTGGTCAGTCATTACCGCAGCCTGCCATCTGCCGAAGGCGAAGCGCTGAACGGGGTGCTGAACGAGAACTGGAGCTTCTCTGAACTGTGCGCACAGTCAGCAGTCACTTATGGTGAGGGCGCGCCACTTCAAGCCGTCACCTGGTTGAAACAGTGGCTACAGGATGGCTTGCTGGAGCGTCTGCAATCATAG